Proteins encoded by one window of Juglans regia cultivar Chandler chromosome 15, Walnut 2.0, whole genome shotgun sequence:
- the LOC109000864 gene encoding glycerophosphodiester phosphodiesterase GDPDL7 — MQAHQKKMIRILLFISVLIHSTSGQKLAEAPSQKWLTLNGERPLVIARGGFSGLFPESSSFANQMAQTLSLPDTVLFCNLQLTKDGIGICLSDIRLDNSTNIAMVYPKGQKTYDVNGKQVHGWFAVDYTIDQLLNNVSLTQGILSRPSLFDSQSPISAVDDVTGIKPAQFWLNVQYDSFNTQHNHSAASYVQKAMRLMGINYLSSPEIGFLKSMAGEVNKAKTKLVFQFLGADEIEPTSNKKYSLLLQDLASIKSFASGILVPKEYIWPVQANKYLGAPTTLVSDAHKKGLEVYASGFANDLVASYNYSYDPTNEYIQFVDNSEFSVDGVLTDFPPTASEAIGCFANKKNASKPIKGKALIITRNGASGIYPGSTDLAYQQAVDDGADIIDCSVQMSKDGVAFCLDTADLVGDTTAMTTFMSRSTTVPEIQPKAGVFSFDLTWSEIQTLKPQIASVYQDFQRNPAYKNAGKFTSLPEFLDLAKTMAVSGVLINIQNAAYLASKKGLDIVGAVTTALSNATFDKQSTQQVLIQSDDTSVLSKFMNVPTYKRVLSIEDKIGDAPKQPVQEIKKFADAVAISRSSIIQINEYFTTALTNVVGEFQKANISVYAYVLRNEYITLPFDYFSDPIVEIATFVGGAGVDGIITEYPGTASKYMKSPCTNTDKPEYNILPAQAGSLLSLVPRDAQPPAETPLPPLQVSDVVDPPLPPVANITAAAPSTVTGAEAPRSSALENVASVGLSMLSIIVLALIFSIGY; from the exons ATGCAA GCTCATCAGAAGAAGATGATCAGGATCTTACTTTTCATTTCTGTGCTGATCCATTCAACTTCAGGGCAAAAGTTGGCAGAAGCTCCATCACAGAAATGGCTAACTCTAAACG GTGAACGGCCCCTTGTGATAGCCAGAGGTGGGTTCTCAGGACTGTTTCCGGAGTCAAGCTCATTTGCAAATCAAATGGCACAGACTTTGAGTCTGCCGGATACGGTGTTGTTCTGCAATCTACAACTAACAAAAGATGGCATTGGTATATGCCTCTCGGATATCAGGCTCGATAATTCAACCAATATAGCAATGGTATACCCGAAGGGACAGAAGACCTACGATGTAAATGGAAAGCAAGTGCACGGATGGTTTGCTGTGGATTATACAATCGATCAGCTGCTCAACAATGTATCAT TGACTCAGGGCATACTCTCTCGACCAAGTTTGTTTGATTCACAATCACCTATTTCCGCTGTTGATGATGTAACGGGAATTAAACCAGCCCAATTTTGGTTGAATGTTCAG TATGATTCATTCAATACACAACACAACCACAGCGCGGCATCATATGTTCAAAAGGCAATGAGACTTATGGGTATCAACTACCTTTCATCTCCTGAGATTGGTTTCTTGAAGAGCATGGCTGGCGAAGTGAACAAAGCCAAGACAAAGCTCGTCTTCCAGTTCCTTGGTGCAGATGAGATTGAACCCACATCCAATAAAAAGTACAGTTTACTGCTGCAGGATCTTGCCTCGATCAAGTCATTTGCATCTGGAATCCTTGTTCCCAAAGAATACATATGGCCAGTACAGGCGAACAAGTATTTAGGAGCTCCTACTACGCTTGTATCTGATGCTCACAAAAAAGGATTAGAAGTATATGCGTCTGGTTTTGCAAATGATCTTGTTGCAAGCTATAACTATAGTTATGATCCGACAAATGAATACATTCAGTTTGTTGATAATTCTGAGTTTTCTGTTGATGGGGTGCTTACAGATTTCCCCCCTACAGCATCAGAAGCCATTG GATGCTTTGCAAATAAGAAGAATGCGAGCAAGCCCATCAAGG GAAAAGCTTTGATCATCACTAGAAATGGAGCAAGTGGAATCTATCCTGGCAGCACCGATCTTGCTTATCAGCAAGCAGTAGATGACGGGGCAGACATAATAGACTGTTCGGTTCAAATGTCAAAGGACGGAGTGGCCTTTTGCTTGGATACAGCTGACCTCGTGGGAGATACTACTGCTATGACTACTTTCATGTCTAGGTCTACTACTGTCCCAGAAATCCAACCGAAGGCTGGAGTCTTTTCTTTTGACCTAACATGGAGCGAGATCCAAACCTTGAAGc CTCAAATCGCTAGTGTTTACCAGGACTTCCAAAGAAACCCAGCGTACAAGAATGCGGGTAAATTTACGAGCCTTCCTGAATTTCTGGATTTGGCAAAAACAATGGCAGTTTCTGGAGTTCTGATCAACATTCAG AATGCTGCCTACCTAGCATCAAAGAAGGGGCTTGACATTGTAGGTGCCGTTACCACTGCCTTGAGCAATGCCACCTTCGACAAGCAATCCACTCAACAAGTATTGATCCAATCCGATGACACTTCAGTGCTGTCCAAGTTCATGAATGTGCCAACCTATAAGAGAGTGTTGTCAATCGAAGACAAAATCGGTGATGCACCCAAACAGCCAGTGCAGGAAATCAAGAAGTTTGCTGATGCAGTTGCCATTTCAAGGTCATCCATCATTCAGATTAATGAGTACTTCACCACAGCTTTGACCAATGTTGTTGGGGAGTTTCAGAAAGCAAATATCTCAGTCTATGCCTATGTCCTGAGGAATGAGTACATCACACTCCCATTTGACTACTTCTCGGACCCTATTGTGGAGATTGCTACTTTTGTTGGAGGAGCCGGAGTTGATGGGATCATAACTGAGTACCCGGGAACTGCTAGTAAATACATGA AAAGCCCATGTACAAATACAGATAAACCAGAATACAACATCCTACCAGCACAAGCAGGTTCTCTACTTTCCTTGGTTCCTCGTGACGCACAGCCACCAGCAGAAACACCTCTTCCACCCCTCCAGGTTTCAGACGTTGTTGACCCTCCACTTCCACCTGTGGCCAACATCACTGCTGCTGCTCCTTCAACAGTTACTGGAGCTGAGGCACCTCGTTCAAGTGCGTTGGAAAATGTTGCGAGCGTTGGCCTTTCTATGCTGTCAATCATTGTGCTTGCTTTAATATTCTCCATAGGATACTGA
- the LOC109000890 gene encoding VAMP-like protein YKT61: MKITALLVLKCNPEGSDPVILVNATDVSHFGYFQRSSVKEFILFVARTVAKRTPPSQRQSVQHEEYKVHSYNRNGLCALGFMDDHYPVRSAFSLLNQVIDEYQKNFGDSWKTAQTDNTQPWPYLSEALIKFQDPAEADKLLRIQRELDETKIILHKTIDSVLARGEKLDSLVEKSSDLSAASQMFYKQAKKTNQCCSIL; encoded by the exons atgaaGATCACGGCGCTCTTGGTGTTGAAGTGCAACCCGGAAGGGTCCGATCCGGTCATACTTGTGAACGCCACGGACGTCAGCCACTTCGGCTACTTCCAGAGGTCCAGCGTCAAGGAGTTCATCCTTTTCGTCGCTCGCACTGTAGCCAAGCGGACCCCTCCCTCCCAGCGCCAATCCGTCCAGCACGAAG AGTACAAGGTCCATTCTTACAACAGAAATGGCCTTTGCGCATTGGGCTTCATGGATGATCACTACCCAGTTCGAAGTGCCTTTTCTCTACTCAACCAG GTGATAGATGAGTACCAGAAAAACTTTGGTGACTCATGGAAGACTGCACAAACAGATAATACCCAACCCTGGCCCTATCTGAGTGAAGCTTTGATAAAATTTCAG GACCCTGCAGAGGCTGATAAGTTGTTGAGAATTCAGAGGGAGTTGGATGAAACTAAAATTATACTC CATAAGACTATTGACAGTGTACTTGCACGAGGTGAGAAATTGGACAGCTTAGTTGAGAAGAGTTCAGATCTCAGTGCAGCATCTCAG ATGTTTTACAAACAAGCAAAAAAGACAAATCAGTGTTGTAGCATACTGTGA
- the LOC109000897 gene encoding temperature-induced lipocalin-1-like produces MANKEMEVVKGLDINRYMGRWYEIASFPSSFQPKNGVNTRATYTLREDGTVHVLNETWNDGKRGYIEGTAYKADTNSDEAKLKVKFYVPPFLPIIPVVGDYWVLFLDDDYQFALIGQPARKSLWILCRQTHLEEEIYNQLVQRARDEGYDVSKLKKTPQSEPPPEGEGPNDTKGIWWIKSIFGK; encoded by the exons ATGGCAAACAAAGAGATGGAAGTGGTGAAGGGGCTAGACATAAATAGGTACATGGGGAGGTGGTACGAGATAGCCTCATTCCCATCAAGTTTCCAGCCCAAGAATGGAGTGAATACAAGGGCTACATACACTTTGAGAGAAGATGGGACAGTGCATGTGCTGAATGAGACCTGGAATGATGGCAAAAGAGGCTACATAGAGGGCACTGCATACAAGGCTGATACCAACAGCGATGAAGCTAAGCTCAAAGTCAAGTTCTATGTGCCACCATTCCTGCCCATCATCCCTGTGGTGGGTGACTACTGGGTTTTGTTCCTTGATGATGACTATCAGTTTGCCTTGATTGGCCAGCCTGCCAGGAAGTCTCTCTGG ATATTATGCAGGCAAACCCATCTGGAAGAGGAGATATACAATCAGCTAGTTCAAAGGGCAAGAGATGAGGGGTATGATGTGAGCAAGCTCAAGAAGACCCCACAGAGTGAACCTCCACCAGAGGGAGAAGGCCCTAATGACACCAAAGGCATCTGGTGGATTAAATCAATTTTTGGGAAATAG
- the LOC109000903 gene encoding uncharacterized protein LOC109000903, which yields MSRRSDSGVCLRFCLVVFAIVSALGVCGPALYWRFKKSLRLGSTAASCPPCICDCPPPLSLLKIAPGLANLSIADCGSNDPDLKREMEKQFVDLLTEELKLQESVAQEHARHMNITFAEAKRVASQYQKEAEKCNAATETCEDSRERAEALLIKERKFTSLWERRARQMGWEGE from the exons atgtCAAGGCGATCTGATTCTGGGGTATGCTTGAGGTTTTGTTTGGTCGTGTTTGCAATCGTATCAGCTCTGGGAGTGTGTGGGCCGGCTCTGTATTGGAGGTTCAAAAAGAGTTTACGGCTTGGGAGTACCGCAGCCTCTTGTCCTCCTTGCATCTGTGATTGCCCCCCTCCTCTGTCCCTTCTCAAGATTGCTCCTG GGCTAGCTAATCTCTCCATCGCAG ACTGTGGAAGTAATGACCCGGATCTCAAGCGAGAGATGGAGAAGCAGTTTGTTGACCTTCTGACAGAGGAGTTGAAGCTGCAAGAGTCTGTTGCGCAGGAGCATGCTCGCCATATGAACATAACCTTTGCTGAAGCTAAAAGGGTGGCTTCCCAGTACCAGAAGGAGGCAGAAAAATGCAATGCTGCTACTGAAACCTGTGAGGATTCCAGAGAGCGGGCTGAGGCATTGCTGATAAAGGAAAGAAAGTTCACTTCATTGTGGGAGCGACGTGCCCGTCAAATGGGTTGGGAAGGGGAGTAA
- the LOC118344651 gene encoding calmodulin-binding protein 60 F-like, translating into METSRSNIVEKKGNERGILEDDAVDVPGSKKPKLPALAIVIVEAVKVYSLQRLCSSLAPLLRKFVSREVIFFPC; encoded by the exons ATGGAAACTTCAAGGAGTAATATAGTGGAGAAGAAAGGCAATGAGCGGGGAATATTGGAGGATGATGCAGTGGATGTTCCTGGGTCCAAGAAGCCAAAGTTGCCGGCTTTGGCAAT TGTAATTGTGGAAGCTGTGAAGGTGTATAGTTTGCAGAGACTTTGCTCATCTTTGGCGCCTCTTCTCCGCAAATTTGTGAGTCGTGaagtcattttttttccttgttga